The region CTTCCTGGATCTTATTTGGACTATCCCTGGGATATGACTGGCTGAAGCCGTTTTTAGGGGAAGAAGAAAAAGAGAAAATTCTGGCTAAGATCAGACATCACGCAGATCTTATGTACCAGTACAAATTAGACACTTACGGTCATGGATGGTCAACCAGCTATTATCAGAACCACAACTGGATCAATATGACTGGTCTTGCTGCGGCAGGATATGCGCTTTCAGAGTCTTATGACAAAGCCGTCCAATATACCGAGGAGGCAAAAAAGAATTTTGGAAGAGTGTTTTCTCTCCTTGCAGATGACGGCTCCAATTATGAAGGTGTCCCTTATTGGAGATACGGGGGAATGTGGCTGTTTGTATATGCCCATCTGCTTAAAGTACAGGAAGGGCTGGATTATTTTCAGACAAGCAATTACCTGAAGAATACTTTTTATTACCGGTTATACCAATCCTGCGGCGATCTTGAGCAGCAGATGAATTTTGGAGACAGCCATGACCGCCACAGCGGACATGCCCCCTGCGTCTATTATAAGGCGGCTGCCGAGTATGGGGATGGCTTTGCTCAGACCTTTGCCAATCTTGTTCTTGATGAATTCCTTATGGCGGAAGCGGAAAAAAGTAAGATCAAACCGGGCATCCTGCCGGAGGCTGCATTTGAATTTCTCTGGTATGATCCCCAGGTAACAGAGAAGCCCCTTTCTCTTCTTCCAAAAGTCAGGTACTTTGAAGATTTGGGTTTGCTGTCCATAAGAGAAGACTGGAGCAGAAGAAGCAAGGTTCTGACAATAAAATGCGGCTGTCCCGGAGGCAGGAAGCAGTGGATGAATGGCTGGAACTTATACCGCAGGGAAGGTTTGGATTGTCTTTCCCTTTCCCACCATCATTCCGATAATCTTTCTTATATCTTTGCAAGAGGAAGTGAATATCTGACCTGCGAAGACGGATATAACCGGAATCTTATGCCGGATAACCATAATGTCATACTGGTGGATAACCAATACACAGATGCGGAAAATGTAAATGATATATATATGAGCAGTGCCCAAAAAAGGCTGGAAAAAGATCCCTTCTATCCCATGGAAGAGAAGTACCGGGGAGATGTGGTTTTCTTAGAGCTTGATGATACCATGGTTATTTACAAAGGCGAAACCTCCGGGATCTATCCGGAAGCCCTTGGCATGAAGGAGGTAAGCCGGCTGTTATTTACCGATCAGCTATTCTTTTTCCTGTTTGTTGATGTGTGTGTGTCTGACAGGGATCATATTTACCGCATAAT is a window of [Clostridium] saccharolyticum WM1 DNA encoding:
- a CDS encoding DUF4962 domain-containing protein, with protein sequence MSNLVFIGDLGPYKEQIRGVRKKQYQRLLQQADRYEAYQLPEHHPKESTTYLGVAIMNLALAYSLSGEDKYLFQAKRFMGAVLSYEQWGNAHLVNVDLSASWILFGLSLGYDWLKPFLGEEEKEKILAKIRHHADLMYQYKLDTYGHGWSTSYYQNHNWINMTGLAAAGYALSESYDKAVQYTEEAKKNFGRVFSLLADDGSNYEGVPYWRYGGMWLFVYAHLLKVQEGLDYFQTSNYLKNTFYYRLYQSCGDLEQQMNFGDSHDRHSGHAPCVYYKAAAEYGDGFAQTFANLVLDEFLMAEAEKSKIKPGILPEAAFEFLWYDPQVTEKPLSLLPKVRYFEDLGLLSIREDWSRRSKVLTIKCGCPGGRKQWMNGWNLYRREGLDCLSLSHHHSDNLSYIFARGSEYLTCEDGYNRNLMPDNHNVILVDNQYTDAENVNDIYMSSAQKRLEKDPFYPMEEKYRGDVVFLELDDTMVIYKGETSGIYPEALGMKEVSRLLFTDQLFFFLFVDVCVSDRDHIYRIISNTDMPAQKQNDHTYYYPMETGGITYTVFSDQEISSDQYTQEIVSVMTSQEPDKLCRTFINTLSFQSAAPTKKQTLIQCFTFDGMNTEITFKGENLHIRHGDKDYQLIFGNEMNVTIIEVCSNSGERKSYRVP